In the genome of Desulfovibrio sp. Huiquan2017, the window GTCTGCACATATTAGATAGGACTAGTTATGTCGCGATTGTTTCTCTTTGCGGATGAATCTGGTGATTTTTGTTTCACAACCGGCGACAACATAAGTAAATTTTATATTGTCTGCACTGTTGTCATGGAGTCATGTGAGATTGGTGATAGTCTTCTCGCTTTAAGGCGAAGTTTGTCCTGGGATAATAAACCATTGAATGATTTTTTTCATGCCACTTGCGACAAGCAAGTTATTAGAGATGCTGTATATGCTGAAATTTCAAAATTTGATTTTTCTATACAAGCAACCATAATGGAAAAGCGTAAGGCCCAACCACAAACGAGGGTAACAGAAGAAAGATTTTATAAATATGGTTGGTATTACCATTTCATGCATTCATCTGGTGGATATCTAGACGCTAATGATGAAATACATGTGACAGTTGCAACCATTGGTACGAAAAAGAAAAGGACAGCGTTTGAAGATGCTGTCCGAGATGTCATCCGACAAAAGCTTTATAGGCACCAATGGGAAACATCATTTTGGCCTTGCCAAACTGACCCATGCTTGCAGGTCGCGGATTATTGTACTTGGGCTATCCAAAGAAAGTGGGAAATGGGAGATACAAGATCTTACGATCTTATAAAAGACAAGATCAACTATGAGTACGAATTGTTTAAGCGTGGAACACAGTTATTTTATTGAAAAAAATAAAGTGGCCGCATTCCCGACTATCCCTCATGGAGAAGTGCCCAGGGGCTCTTTTTATCGGACGCCAACCACTATTTCAAAATGTATTATTTATGCCAAGGTGGCAAGCTGTTTTTGCTCTTTTAATCGGTTTGAGTAGGACCGATCCCGAAGGACCGGCCCCATTGCCACGATGGAGAATCGCGAGCGCGGTTAAGCGGCCTTGGGTAACGCAACCCGCCACACGTTACTGGAGAACTCGGCTTCAAGTCCGGAGCGCAGAACATCCACCACGGCTGCCACATGTTCGGCATCGGCCTCGGCATCATCAAGCATGACCTGGACCCAAGAAAGCCCTGCGGACTCCAGAGCCATATCACGGGCGCGCTCCAAAGTTTCGCCGGGAATTGACGGGGCGAGTTGGCCAAGAGGATCGTTTCCCAACAGGCGGAAAAATCCCACGTCGCCAGCCTTGGCCCGATCCATCACCAGCAGAACGCGTTTTGTCGGGTCCATAGCCCTCATGGTGTCGCGGGCTTCGCGGTCCCGCATTTCCGTAAGGTGTTGGTCAACGTCTTCGGGCAGAGTCCAAACGGCATTGTAGACGGCCTTTGCCACCTCAACAGGCTTGGCAGCCATGGTCTTGATCTTTTCAAGGGATTCAGCAACCGGGGGCCATGCCTCAGTCAGTGTTTCCGATACCCTTTTAGCCCGTACCTCCTCCCGATAGTCGGTGTTCGAGAGAATTTTCCGGGCCTTGATTATAGCGGGGGCGAGTTGGTTCATGCCAGCTTCCAACAGCGAGTCATAGGCGGCAGCACGGCGGGGGGCGGTCCAGGCATTATCCCGGTCAATAAGAGTTTTCAAGCGCACATCCAACGATTCCATTCCGAGTGCGTTGCCGAGATTGCCGATGCCATGAGTTTCAGGATTAGTTTCCAAAGCGTCACGCCGTGCGTGAAGGTCGGGGACTGGGACAAGCCCAACGCCCGGAACCTTGGCGAGTCCATTTTCATTGATCACAATCATATTACAACCCCTTAATTTTGTTGTTCAAAGTGTTTACGGCTTCGCGGATTTCGTCCGGCAAACCTTGACCATCTTTGGCAATTTCGCCAATTAGGCCAATGGCTTCGGCCAGGTGTTCGGCCAGATTGATGCGGCGAATGATCAGCATGTTGTTTCGAGAAACTTCGGACATTGTTGTGCTCCTGTTGTTTTTGTAGGTTAAGCGCCGGATTCGGCGCGGTTTGCGTAGTGGGCCTGGGCAATCTGTTCCCATTCCTCATTGGTCAAGGGCTTGAATCCGTGAAGGACCGTGGACGTGGTGGAAGCCTCCACACGGGCAACAAACGCCTCTTTTGACTCGCTAGGTTCCCGGTGGAAGATTTCACCGACTCGGCCCTCGGCATATGTCAGTTCGCACCATGAGGGTGTGAGCCAAAAACGAGGTATGTCTTGGGGCGCAGTGCGGGATTCCAACGCCTCCAGGCGGGCGGATAAGTTACGCGGCCTCATCGGGAACCTCCGGGGCGGGGCGGCGCATGTCCACGGCATTGACCACCACAAGCGGGCCGGTATGGTCCGGGAACGCGGCCTGGGCATCCTCTACGCTGTCGAAGCTCTGACCGTTGACGGAAAATCCGTCTTCGGTGGGAATCGCTACAAGACCAGGGGCCGGGGGCTGCTTATCCTCCTGAACGCGTTCCAGCCGATCAAGACGGCCTTTGAATGTTCGGTTCATTATAAATTCTCCTTTTCTTCCAGCACCTTGATACGCTGCTCAAGGTCGCTCGTTTGGATGATGCTCGCCATGACCTGGGCCAAATATCCGAGCGCCCGCGCCTTTGTTCCGTCGATTTCGTCACGGTTCAGCCGGTTCGCCACGTCCGCCAGAAAAACCCGGAGGTCTTGAGCGGACTTCAACCGCCGCTTGGGAGGGAGGGGGGTAGGTGTCGGATTTCCGCATCCGGCCTTGGTTGAGGTGCTATCTTCCATCGCAAAAACTCCTTGTTTTATGGCCCTACGCGGCCTTCTGAGACGTTTTCACTGCCGCCTTGTACTCGCGCTCCACCTGCTTGGCGTAGTGTCTTAAAAAATGAAATGTAGCGAATTCAGCCCATGCCCTGTTTTGTGCGAAGTGGAAGGTTGCCCTGTATTTGGACATGAAGCTGTAAACGGTCTGTGTCGCTGCCTTGGGTTGCATCTTGCTTCGGTAGTTCCCGGCCACCAAATCGGAGAAAGGGGCTTCGACCACCACCATGAAGGCATCCAAGCCCCTGGCTCTGGTCAACTCCCGCTCAAAGCGTTCCCGGCCCGTTGAAATGGATGCCATGAAGTCAGGCAGGGATTTACGCTCGACGGCCACCCGGCTTTCCAGTCCGGCAAGTGAATAGTCGCCAGTTGCTAGGGGGGCGTCGATCACGGTCACGCCCTCAAACTTTGGACCATCAAAGTGAAAAGGGACTTGTTCGCGGCTATCGCGGACGATCTGCATAGGCTTCTCCTCTCACCGGCTCTTTGCCTTTTCCCTCAAGAGCTTGACCAATGAGCGAAATGATTCGCTTTGCCGTGCCCTGGCCGAAGCCGTTAGACCGTAGGGTCTTCTCTATCCGGCGCTTATCTTCGGTCTTCATGGCTTTCCCCGGTCGCTCTGCACGACATTCCCAATGTCGTGTACTTGTTCAAGACTTGTTCAGATACTTGTTCAGATAC includes:
- a CDS encoding DUF3800 domain-containing protein; this translates as MSRLFLFADESGDFCFTTGDNISKFYIVCTVVMESCEIGDSLLALRRSLSWDNKPLNDFFHATCDKQVIRDAVYAEISKFDFSIQATIMEKRKAQPQTRVTEERFYKYGWYYHFMHSSGGYLDANDEIHVTVATIGTKKKRTAFEDAVRDVIRQKLYRHQWETSFWPCQTDPCLQVADYCTWAIQRKWEMGDTRSYDLIKDKINYEYELFKRGTQLFY
- a CDS encoding ERCC4 domain-containing protein, whose protein sequence is MQIVRDSREQVPFHFDGPKFEGVTVIDAPLATGDYSLAGLESRVAVERKSLPDFMASISTGRERFERELTRARGLDAFMVVVEAPFSDLVAGNYRSKMQPKAATQTVYSFMSKYRATFHFAQNRAWAEFATFHFLRHYAKQVEREYKAAVKTSQKAA